Proteins from a single region of Pyrus communis chromosome 6, drPyrComm1.1, whole genome shotgun sequence:
- the LOC137736078 gene encoding uncharacterized protein produces the protein MIVVCNHDSYFVQKKDAFSVMGFLPQQKIIVALRMHAYRAFAGQVDEITRMGKSTILESLMRFCGAIESIYTAKYLRKPTNMDLQRLLKKAEMRGFPRMIGSIDCMHWTWKNCPSAWQGTHGDKK, from the coding sequence atgattgttgtttgcaatcatgattcttactttgtgcaaaagaaggatGCTTTTAGTGTTATGGGTTTCCTTCCtcagcaaaaaattattgttgccTTACGGATGCATGCATATAGAGCATTTGCAggccaagtggatgagataacgaggatggggaaatcaaccattcttgagtccctgatgaggttttgcggagcaatcgaatctatctacaccgcaaAGTACCTCCGGaaacctacaaacatggacttgcaaaggcttctgaaaAAGGCTGAGATGCGTGGTTTTCctaggatgattggaagcattgattgtatgcactggacgtggaaaaattgtccaagtgcatggcaaggcacTCATGGGGAcaaaaaatga
- the LOC137737017 gene encoding protein SULFUR DEFICIENCY-INDUCED 2 — MTSPRNGERTDQVQQQQQSPPYHVLHKLPPGDSPYVRAKHVQLVQKDPEAAIVLFWKAITAGDRVDSSLKDMAVVMKQQDRAEEAIEAIKSFRDRCSRQAQESLDNVLIDLYKKCGRVEEQIELLKQKLRMIFQGEVFNGKHTKTARSHGRKFQVTIKQETSRILGNLGWAYMQQGNHAAAEVVYRKAQIIDPDANKACNLCLCLIKQRRYAEAQSVVDHVLKGMLPGSDEPKSKVRAEELVQELEQCQRVVLPPNSLSLNMEDAFLEGLDHLVKQWTPQRSRRLAIFEEISSFRDQLAC; from the exons ATGACGAGCCCAAGGAATGGAGAGAGGACTGATCAggtgcagcagcagcagcagtctCCTCCTTACCATGTTCTTCACAAGCTGCCTCCTGGTGACAGCCCTTACGTCAGAGCCAAGCACGTCCAG TTAGTTCAGAAAGATCCGGAAGCGGCTATTGTACTGTTCTGGAAGGCAATAACTGCGGGTGATAGGGTGGATAGTTCCCTCAAAGACATGGCAGTGGTCATGAAGCAACAGGATAGAGCAGAAGAAGCAATTGAAGCAATAAAGTCTTTCAGGGATCGGTGCTCCAGGCAAGCACAGGAATCCCTTGACAATGTACTAATCGACTTGTACAAG AAATGTGGAAGAGTTGAGGAACAAATAGAGCTATTAAAACAGAAGCTTCGGATGATTTTCCAGGGAGAGGTCTTCAATGGCAAGCACACCAAGACAGCGCGCTCTCATGGAAGGAAATTCCAAGTCACAATCAAGCAAGAAACCTCCAGGATACTG GGCAACTTAGGTTGGGCATACATGCAACAAGGGAACCATGCGGCTGCAGAAGTGGTGTATCGTAAAGCCCAAATCATTGACCCGGATGCAAACAAGGCCTGCAACTTATGCCTGTGCCTGATCAAGCAAAGAAGGTATGCGGAGGCGCAATCAGTTGTTGACCATGTGTTGAAGGGCATGCTTCCGGGATCTGATGAGCCCAAGTCAAAAGTTCGTGCCGAGGAACTGGTGCAGGAGCTAGAGCAATGTCAACGTGTAGTTTTACCTCCCAATTCGTTAAGTTTAAATATGGAAGATGCCTTTCTCGAGGGGCTTGACCACTTGGTGAAGCAGTGGACTCCTCAAAGGTCGAGGAGACTTGCTATATTTGAAGAGATTTCGTCGTTTAGAGATCAGTTAGCTTGCTGA